A single region of the Novosphingobium sp. SL115 genome encodes:
- a CDS encoding sterol desaturase family protein: MSILVPALVVVATVIAMECIAWSSHKYIMHGFGWGWHRDHHEPHDGFLEKNDLYAIVGAAMSIGMFAVGSPMIMGNSAWWPGTWIGLGVLIYGVIYTLVHDGLVHQRWFRWVPKRGYAKRLVQAHKLHHATIGKEGGVSFGFVFARDPAKLKQELRVQRERGIAVLREAVE, from the coding sequence ATGTCGATATTGGTCCCCGCATTGGTCGTCGTTGCCACCGTCATCGCCATGGAATGCATCGCGTGGTCCAGCCACAAATACATCATGCACGGCTTCGGCTGGGGCTGGCACCGCGATCACCACGAACCGCATGACGGTTTTCTGGAAAAGAACGATCTCTACGCCATCGTCGGTGCCGCCATGTCGATTGGCATGTTTGCAGTGGGCAGCCCCATGATTATGGGCAACAGCGCATGGTGGCCGGGCACATGGATTGGCCTTGGCGTGCTGATCTATGGCGTGATCTATACGCTGGTCCACGACGGCCTTGTCCACCAACGCTGGTTCCGCTGGGTGCCCAAGCGCGGCTATGCCAAGCGGCTGGTGCAGGCCCATAAATTGCACCACGCCACCATCGGCAAGGAAGGCGGCGTCAGCTTCGGCTTCGTTTTCGCGCGCGATCCGGCAAAGTTGAAGCAGGAATTGCGGGTGCAGCGGGAGCGCGGGATTGCAGTGCTGAGGGAAGCCGTGGAGTAG
- a CDS encoding trimeric intracellular cation channel family protein, translating to MPTLIPTTDLSALIGALDLAGIAVFALTGALLAAQLRQTFVTMAFFALVTGVGGGSVRDLLIGAPVFWVHDPWVAPVCMGVALVAWFTPHRWWEGAVLEWADAAGLGAYAVLGTAKALAFGVAPAPAVLMGVITGCVGGIIRDVLAGRPSILMRPELYVTAAALSSALCAGGAALGLANGIVWPVAAIAGFSLRGAAIYWRLGLPVYSSEER from the coding sequence ATGCCCACGCTGATACCCACCACCGACCTTTCGGCGCTGATCGGCGCGCTCGATCTGGCGGGTATTGCCGTGTTCGCGCTGACGGGAGCCTTGCTGGCCGCGCAATTGCGGCAGACATTTGTTACCATGGCGTTTTTCGCGCTGGTGACCGGTGTGGGCGGCGGTTCGGTGCGCGACCTGCTGATTGGTGCGCCCGTGTTCTGGGTGCACGATCCGTGGGTTGCGCCGGTGTGCATGGGCGTGGCGCTGGTGGCATGGTTCACCCCGCATCGCTGGTGGGAAGGCGCCGTGCTGGAATGGGCCGACGCGGCGGGGCTTGGCGCTTATGCGGTGCTGGGCACGGCCAAGGCGCTGGCTTTTGGCGTGGCTCCGGCACCGGCCGTTCTGATGGGGGTGATTACCGGCTGTGTCGGCGGGATCATTCGCGATGTGCTGGCCGGGCGGCCTTCCATCCTGATGCGGCCTGAATTGTATGTCACCGCCGCCGCGCTTTCATCAGCGCTTTGCGCAGGTGGCGCGGCGCTGGGGCTGGCCAATGGCATCGTCTGGCCGGTGGCCGCAATTGCAGGCTTCAGCCTGCGCGGCGCGGCGATTTACTGGCGGTTGGGGCTGCCAGTTTACAGTTCGGAAGAGCGCTGA
- the pspC gene encoding envelope stress response membrane protein PspC: MNSQRTRFYRDKANGKFMGVCAGVADYTGVDVLWVRLGFLVLAFSMGWPFLVYFALGMLAPKKPGHLYGDRQEQQFWQRVRQSPARTAREVRASFRDIDRRLADVESFYVNSNPRLSAEIEKLR, encoded by the coding sequence GTGAACAGCCAGCGCACCCGCTTTTACCGCGACAAGGCCAATGGCAAGTTCATGGGCGTCTGCGCCGGGGTTGCCGACTATACCGGGGTAGATGTGCTCTGGGTTCGGCTTGGCTTTTTGGTCCTGGCCTTTTCCATGGGCTGGCCTTTCCTGGTTTACTTCGCGCTGGGCATGCTGGCCCCGAAAAAGCCGGGCCATCTTTACGGTGACCGGCAGGAGCAGCAGTTCTGGCAGCGCGTCCGCCAGTCGCCAGCCCGCACCGCCCGCGAAGTCCGCGCCAGCTTCCGCGATATCGATCGCCGTCTGGCCGATGTGGAAAGCTTCTACGTGAACTCGAACCCGCGCCTTTCGGCCGAAATCGAGAAGCTGCGCTGA
- the leuD gene encoding 3-isopropylmalate dehydratase small subunit: MEPVKQIDGRAIPFGRKNVDTDVIIPSKWLKTISRQGLGRGAFEALREDPDNIFDSAEFSGSPILIAGDNFGCGSSREHAAWALLDLGVKAVIAPSFSDIFSGNAFKNGILTVVLPQEAVDRLMEVAQTDPVSIDLESQTVTTPFQDRFSFEVDPFRKHCLLNGLDEVGLTLARDAAIATHEAKMRADLPFLAKGTGVVAALNCTLKSTSQAR, encoded by the coding sequence ATGGAACCGGTTAAGCAGATCGATGGACGGGCCATCCCGTTCGGCCGCAAGAACGTCGATACCGACGTCATCATCCCGTCGAAGTGGCTGAAGACGATCAGCCGTCAGGGCCTTGGTCGCGGCGCTTTCGAAGCCTTGCGTGAAGACCCGGACAATATCTTCGACAGCGCCGAATTTTCCGGCTCGCCCATCCTGATCGCGGGCGACAACTTTGGCTGCGGGTCAAGCCGTGAACATGCTGCATGGGCGCTGCTCGATTTGGGCGTAAAGGCCGTGATCGCGCCGTCGTTCTCTGACATCTTTTCCGGCAATGCCTTCAAGAACGGCATCCTCACCGTTGTTCTGCCGCAGGAAGCGGTCGACCGCCTGATGGAAGTTGCACAGACCGATCCGGTGTCGATCGATCTGGAATCGCAGACGGTCACCACGCCGTTTCAGGATCGTTTCAGCTTCGAAGTCGATCCGTTCCGCAAGCACTGCCTCCTGAACGGCCTTGACGAAGTGGGCCTTACGCTGGCGCGCGATGCCGCCATCGCCACGCACGAGGCAAAGATGCGCGCCGACCTTCCGTTCCTTGCCAAAGGCACGGGTGTAGTAGCGGCGCTTAACTGCACGCTTAAAAGCACTTCCCAAGCGCGGTAA
- a CDS encoding DNA-deoxyinosine glycosylase has translation MTARKASFAPVADARTRVLILGSLPGEASLAAARYYANPRNQFWRLAGAVIGVDLAAMDYDARLADLLSHGLGLWDSIGSATRSGSLDTAIREVQPNALADLAASLPALQCVAFNGAKSAAVGAPQLAGIGALSQLRLPSSSPAHATLSFDAKLAQWMNLRKFLR, from the coding sequence ATGACGGCCCGCAAAGCGTCCTTTGCCCCCGTTGCCGATGCCCGCACCCGCGTTTTGATTCTCGGCAGCCTGCCGGGGGAGGCAAGCCTTGCCGCCGCGCGCTATTACGCCAATCCGCGCAACCAGTTCTGGCGGCTGGCAGGCGCGGTGATCGGGGTTGACCTTGCCGCAATGGATTATGACGCGCGGCTGGCGGATCTGTTGTCGCATGGGCTGGGGCTGTGGGATTCCATCGGATCCGCCACCCGCAGCGGCAGTCTGGACACGGCCATCCGCGAAGTTCAGCCCAATGCGCTGGCCGACCTTGCTGCGTCGCTTCCTGCGCTGCAATGCGTTGCCTTCAACGGCGCAAAATCTGCTGCCGTTGGCGCGCCGCAACTGGCAGGCATCGGGGCGCTGTCCCAGCTGCGCCTGCCGTCCAGCAGCCCGGCCCATGCCACGCTGTCGTTCGATGCCAAGCTTGCGCAATGGATGAACCTGCGGAAATTCCTGCGCTGA
- the lpdA gene encoding dihydrolipoyl dehydrogenase, translated as MAEYDYDVLVIGAGPGGYVAAIRAAQLGLKTACVEGRETLGGTCLNVGCIPSKALLHGSEKFDEARNGTLASYGIKTGSLELDLDAMLAQKAESVKGLTGGIEFLFKKNKVTWLKGYATFEDAHTVSVAGQKVTAKNIVIATGSSVTPLPGVTVDNDAGVIVDSTGALSLKKVPDHMVVIGGGVIGLELGSVWRRLGAKVTVVEFLDQLLPGMDGDVRKEAAKIFKKQGMDIKLGTKVTGVAVDGGKAKLTVEPAKGGDAATLEADCVLVAIGRRPNVDGLGLDKIGLELNARGQIETDHDFATKVDGVWAIGDVIPGPMLAHKAEDEGIAVAENIAGLTGIVNHDVIPGVVYTMPEFAGVGLTEEAAKERGEIKVGKFPMMANSRAKTNHEPDGFVKVIADAKTDRVLGVWCIASVAGTMIAQAAQAMEFGATSEDIAYTCHAHPTHSEAVKEAAMAVTGKPIHM; from the coding sequence ATGGCTGAATACGATTACGACGTCCTTGTCATCGGTGCCGGTCCCGGCGGCTATGTCGCGGCAATCCGCGCGGCGCAATTGGGCCTCAAGACCGCATGTGTCGAAGGCCGCGAAACGCTGGGCGGAACCTGCCTCAATGTCGGCTGCATTCCGTCCAAGGCGCTGCTGCACGGGTCGGAAAAGTTCGACGAAGCCCGCAACGGCACGCTGGCCAGCTATGGCATCAAGACCGGTTCGCTTGAACTCGATCTGGACGCAATGCTGGCACAGAAGGCAGAATCGGTGAAGGGCCTGACTGGCGGCATCGAATTCCTGTTCAAGAAGAACAAGGTGACCTGGCTGAAAGGCTATGCCACGTTCGAAGACGCGCACACCGTTTCGGTCGCAGGCCAGAAAGTTACCGCAAAGAACATCGTGATCGCCACGGGTTCGAGCGTGACCCCGCTGCCGGGCGTGACCGTGGACAACGATGCTGGCGTTATCGTCGACAGCACCGGCGCGCTTTCGCTGAAGAAGGTGCCGGACCACATGGTCGTGATCGGCGGCGGTGTGATCGGGCTTGAACTCGGCTCGGTCTGGCGTCGTCTGGGCGCGAAGGTGACGGTCGTGGAATTCCTTGACCAGTTGCTGCCCGGCATGGACGGCGACGTGCGCAAGGAAGCCGCCAAGATCTTCAAGAAGCAGGGCATGGACATCAAGCTCGGCACCAAGGTTACCGGCGTTGCGGTGGATGGCGGAAAGGCCAAACTGACTGTCGAACCGGCCAAGGGCGGTGACGCTGCCACGCTGGAAGCCGATTGCGTGCTGGTGGCCATTGGCCGCCGTCCGAATGTCGATGGCCTTGGCCTCGACAAGATCGGGCTGGAGCTGAACGCACGCGGCCAGATTGAAACCGACCACGACTTTGCCACTAAGGTGGACGGCGTGTGGGCGATTGGCGACGTGATCCCCGGCCCGATGCTGGCACACAAGGCCGAGGACGAAGGCATTGCCGTGGCCGAGAACATTGCCGGGCTGACCGGCATCGTGAACCATGACGTGATCCCCGGCGTGGTTTACACCATGCCCGAATTCGCGGGCGTGGGCCTGACCGAAGAAGCCGCCAAAGAACGCGGCGAGATCAAGGTCGGCAAGTTCCCGATGATGGCCAACAGCCGCGCCAAGACCAACCACGAACCCGATGGTTTCGTGAAGGTCATTGCCGATGCCAAGACCGACCGCGTGCTGGGCGTGTGGTGCATTGCCAGCGTGGCGGGCACGATGATCGCCCAAGCCGCACAGGCCATGGAATTTGGCGCGACCAGCGAAGACATCGCCTATACCTGCCACGCGCACCCGACCCATTCGGAAGCGGTGAAGGAAGCGGCCATGGCGGTGACGGGCAAGCCCATCCACATGTAA
- a CDS encoding YbaN family protein, protein MRRHLYLAGGVISVALGAIGAFLPILPTVPFLLLAAFCFARSNPAWEQRLLDHPRYGPPLRQWRTRRAISRRAKKGALIAMAAGVALTAVTAGWPWVLIPAGVMAITGTWIWTRAE, encoded by the coding sequence ATGCGCCGCCACCTCTATCTTGCAGGCGGTGTCATAAGCGTTGCACTAGGTGCAATCGGCGCTTTCCTGCCAATCCTGCCCACGGTGCCGTTTTTGCTGCTGGCCGCCTTCTGTTTCGCCCGGTCAAACCCGGCGTGGGAACAACGCCTGCTCGACCACCCCCGCTACGGTCCACCCTTGCGCCAATGGCGAACCCGCCGCGCGATTTCGCGTCGCGCCAAAAAAGGCGCACTGATCGCCATGGCTGCAGGTGTTGCGCTTACGGCGGTAACAGCAGGCTGGCCGTGGGTGCTGATCCCCGCAGGCGTCATGGCCATCACCGGCACATGGATCTGGACGCGGGCGGAATAG
- a CDS encoding SufE family protein, producing MRKLDDILEEYEFLDGDERYRLLIELGRELEPMPDALKTDATLVRGCSASVWVYPTQGADGGLHFLADSNAAITKGIVALVLSVVQDCPAQEVAQTDIAEALAPFDLKKQLSSNRTQGVPNMIALVREHAGRLAAAA from the coding sequence ATGCGCAAACTCGATGACATTCTGGAAGAGTACGAATTTCTCGATGGTGATGAACGCTATCGCCTGCTGATCGAGCTGGGCCGTGAACTTGAACCCATGCCCGATGCGCTGAAGACCGACGCGACTCTGGTGCGCGGCTGTTCGGCCAGCGTTTGGGTCTATCCCACGCAAGGCGCAGATGGCGGCTTGCATTTTCTCGCAGACAGCAACGCCGCCATCACCAAGGGCATTGTCGCACTGGTGCTGTCTGTGGTGCAGGACTGTCCGGCACAAGAGGTTGCACAAACCGATATTGCCGAGGCGCTCGCCCCGTTCGATCTGAAAAAGCAGCTTTCATCCAACCGCACGCAGGGCGTGCCCAACATGATCGCGCTGGTGCGTGAACATGCGGGCCGCCTGGCCGCAGCGGCCTGA
- the odhB gene encoding 2-oxoglutarate dehydrogenase complex dihydrolipoyllysine-residue succinyltransferase: protein MSIEVKVPTLGESVSEATVGQWLKKPGEAVALDEPIVSLETDKVAVEVPAPAAGVLGALVANEGDTVSVGALLALIEDGVAAAGAQAPAPRTEAPVAPASASEAPAVAPAAASSEATALSPAVRRAVLEYGIDPSTVKGTGKDGRLTKEDVMTAAAAKQASPAPVATAPASAAIAAPVAGRNEERVKMTRLRQTIAKRLKSAQETAALLTTFNDVDMTAVMEARVKYKDVFEKKHGVKLGLMSFFAKASVLALKDIPSVNAQIQGPEGAQEIVYFDYVDISVAVSAPNGLVVPVVRDVDKMSFADIEKSIADYGKKARDGALTMADMAGGTFTISNGGVFGGLMSTPIINPPQSAVLGLHRIEDRPVVRNGEIVIRPMMYIALSYDHRIIDGREAVTALKTIKEAIEDPTRLLIDL from the coding sequence ATGTCGATTGAAGTGAAGGTTCCGACGCTGGGTGAAAGCGTCAGTGAAGCAACCGTTGGCCAGTGGCTGAAGAAGCCGGGTGAAGCCGTGGCGCTGGACGAACCCATCGTCAGCCTGGAAACCGACAAGGTGGCGGTTGAAGTGCCCGCGCCTGCGGCTGGCGTGCTGGGCGCGCTGGTGGCCAATGAAGGCGACACCGTTTCGGTTGGCGCACTGCTGGCGCTGATCGAAGACGGCGTGGCTGCTGCTGGCGCGCAGGCTCCTGCACCGCGCACCGAAGCGCCGGTTGCCCCGGCATCGGCTTCGGAAGCCCCTGCCGTCGCACCGGCAGCAGCGTCGAGCGAAGCCACTGCGCTTTCGCCCGCCGTGCGCCGCGCGGTGCTGGAATATGGCATCGACCCGTCGACCGTCAAAGGCACCGGCAAGGACGGCCGCCTGACCAAGGAAGACGTGATGACCGCAGCGGCGGCCAAGCAGGCATCGCCCGCCCCGGTCGCCACCGCACCTGCCTCCGCTGCGATTGCGGCCCCGGTGGCCGGTCGCAACGAAGAGCGCGTGAAGATGACGCGCCTGCGCCAGACCATCGCCAAGCGGTTGAAGAGCGCGCAGGAAACGGCCGCCCTGCTGACCACGTTCAACGACGTGGACATGACCGCGGTCATGGAAGCGCGCGTCAAGTACAAAGACGTGTTCGAAAAGAAGCACGGCGTAAAGCTCGGCTTGATGTCGTTCTTCGCCAAGGCATCTGTGCTGGCGCTGAAGGATATTCCTTCGGTCAACGCGCAGATCCAGGGCCCAGAAGGCGCTCAGGAGATCGTCTATTTCGACTATGTGGACATCTCGGTCGCGGTTTCCGCACCGAACGGCCTTGTCGTGCCGGTGGTCCGCGATGTCGACAAGATGAGCTTTGCCGACATCGAAAAGTCTATTGCCGATTACGGCAAGAAGGCCCGCGATGGCGCGCTGACCATGGCCGACATGGCTGGCGGCACCTTCACCATTTCCAATGGCGGCGTGTTCGGCGGGCTTATGTCCACCCCGATCATCAACCCGCCACAGTCGGCCGTGCTGGGCCTGCACCGCATCGAAGACCGTCCGGTGGTGCGCAATGGTGAAATCGTGATCCGCCCGATGATGTACATCGCATTGTCGTATGACCATCGCATCATTGACGGACGCGAGGCTGTGACGGCGCTCAAGACCATCAAGGAAGCGATCGAAGATCCTACCCGTCTGCTGATCGATCTCTGA
- a CDS encoding zinc ribbon domain-containing protein — MDMIKGVRVPERIYRGVLWLVSVVFAGFIIGLGNLVIGDLPMVDEQVVAAPADDTPAVRQVRGQIAQLERDKAGIDDKLEIQRLQLDQAQRASTTASETFRAWIAARTATTNPQQDPEVLARTRELEQLKGNERAIQQAIATLENERAPLDQRETALRGQENDLIAAAWPAQERAMFWQELRVFALRLLLTLPMLAVAAWMVMKKRKSDHWPLMRGFVLAAVFVFFVELVPYLPSYGGYVRYAVGIVLTFAVGHFLIKNMRAYLAQRQEGEAQAEQERRKRVSHDEAFKKMAAKVCPGCDRPISTTGDAEANFCVHCGMTLFDHCHACNTRKMAFFRFCMTCGTPAKEDAPAAALPNPAPA, encoded by the coding sequence ATGGACATGATCAAGGGCGTGCGCGTGCCGGAACGCATCTATCGCGGCGTGCTGTGGCTGGTGTCCGTGGTATTTGCGGGCTTTATCATCGGCTTGGGCAATCTGGTGATCGGCGATTTGCCGATGGTCGATGAACAGGTCGTGGCGGCCCCGGCGGATGATACACCCGCTGTTCGCCAGGTCCGTGGCCAGATTGCGCAACTGGAGCGTGACAAGGCCGGGATTGACGACAAGCTGGAAATCCAGCGTCTGCAACTCGATCAGGCGCAGCGCGCGTCGACCACCGCCAGTGAAACCTTCCGCGCGTGGATTGCCGCGCGAACCGCCACCACCAATCCGCAGCAAGACCCCGAAGTCCTTGCACGCACCCGCGAACTGGAACAGCTTAAAGGCAACGAACGCGCCATTCAGCAGGCGATTGCGACGCTGGAGAATGAACGTGCCCCGCTGGACCAGCGCGAAACGGCCCTGCGCGGACAGGAAAATGATCTGATCGCCGCCGCATGGCCCGCGCAGGAACGGGCGATGTTCTGGCAGGAACTGCGGGTCTTTGCGCTGCGCCTTCTGCTCACGCTGCCGATGCTTGCGGTGGCTGCGTGGATGGTGATGAAAAAGCGCAAGAGCGACCACTGGCCGCTGATGCGTGGCTTCGTGCTGGCCGCCGTGTTCGTGTTCTTCGTGGAACTGGTGCCCTATCTGCCCAGCTATGGCGGTTATGTGCGCTATGCCGTTGGCATTGTCCTCACCTTTGCTGTCGGGCACTTTCTTATCAAGAACATGCGCGCCTATCTGGCCCAGCGGCAAGAAGGGGAAGCGCAAGCTGAACAGGAGCGTCGAAAGCGGGTTAGCCATGATGAGGCGTTCAAGAAGATGGCCGCCAAGGTCTGCCCCGGCTGCGACCGCCCCATTTCGACCACCGGCGATGCCGAGGCCAATTTCTGCGTCCACTGCGGCATGACCCTTTTCGATCATTGCCATGCCTGCAACACCCGCAAGATGGCGTTCTTCCGGTTCTGCATGACCTGCGGCACCCCAGCCAAGGAAGATGCCCCCGCCGCCGCGTTGCCCAATCCCGCCCCGGCATGA
- the leuC gene encoding 3-isopropylmalate dehydratase large subunit, with amino-acid sequence MSNNAPRTLYQKIWDAHVVERRDDGTCLIYIDRHLVHEVTSPQAFESLRTSGRKVRRPDLTLAVPDHNLPTTARRTATGARVPIADPESAQQLEALERNAPEFGIRYIGDADVEQGIVHVVGPEQAFSLPGATIVCGDSHTACHGGLGALAFGIGTSEVEHVLATQTLLLKQSKTMEVRVEGDLLPGVSAKDVVLHITGVLGAAGGTGSVIEYTGSVIRDLSIEGRLTISNMAIEHGARAGLCAPDEKTFAYLQGRPYAPKGEDWDKAVAWWTSLATDPGATYDKVVVIDAADIAPSVTWGTSPEDVLPITGVVPAPESFADASKQEAARASLAYMGLEPGQRMEDVEVQNIFIGSCTNSRIEDMRAAAAILKGRKKADNVKWAVVVPGSGLVKQQAEAEGLDRVFTEAGFEWREPGCSACLGMNPDKVPAGERCASTSNRNFVGRQGPGARTHLVSPAMAAAAAVTGKLTDVRKLMD; translated from the coding sequence ATGTCGAACAATGCACCCCGCACGCTTTACCAGAAAATCTGGGACGCCCACGTCGTTGAACGCCGTGATGATGGCACCTGCCTGATCTATATTGACCGTCACCTCGTTCACGAAGTGACCAGCCCGCAGGCGTTTGAATCGCTTCGCACATCGGGCCGCAAGGTGCGCCGTCCCGATCTGACGCTGGCGGTGCCGGACCACAACCTGCCCACCACGGCCCGGCGCACTGCCACTGGCGCGCGAGTGCCCATTGCCGATCCTGAATCGGCGCAGCAGCTTGAAGCGCTGGAACGCAATGCGCCCGAATTTGGCATCCGCTATATCGGTGATGCCGATGTGGAGCAGGGCATCGTTCATGTCGTCGGGCCGGAACAGGCGTTTTCGCTGCCCGGCGCCACCATCGTTTGCGGTGACAGCCACACCGCCTGCCACGGCGGGCTGGGCGCGCTGGCATTCGGCATCGGCACCAGCGAGGTTGAGCATGTGCTGGCCACGCAAACCCTGCTGCTGAAGCAGTCGAAGACCATGGAAGTGCGCGTCGAAGGCGATTTGCTGCCCGGCGTCAGCGCCAAGGATGTGGTGCTGCACATCACCGGCGTGCTGGGCGCGGCGGGCGGCACCGGTTCGGTCATCGAATATACCGGTTCGGTCATCCGCGACCTGTCGATCGAAGGCCGCTTGACCATTTCGAACATGGCAATCGAACACGGCGCGCGCGCAGGCCTGTGCGCGCCCGATGAAAAGACCTTCGCCTATCTTCAGGGCCGCCCCTATGCGCCCAAGGGTGAAGACTGGGACAAGGCCGTGGCATGGTGGACCAGCCTCGCCACCGATCCGGGCGCAACCTATGACAAGGTTGTGGTGATCGACGCCGCCGACATCGCCCCGTCTGTCACGTGGGGCACCAGCCCGGAAGACGTGCTGCCGATTACCGGTGTGGTTCCGGCCCCCGAATCGTTTGCCGATGCGTCCAAGCAGGAAGCCGCACGCGCCAGCCTTGCCTATATGGGGCTGGAACCCGGACAGCGCATGGAAGACGTCGAAGTGCAAAACATCTTCATCGGTTCGTGCACCAACAGCCGCATCGAAGACATGCGCGCCGCCGCTGCCATTCTGAAAGGCCGCAAGAAGGCCGACAATGTGAAGTGGGCGGTGGTCGTCCCCGGATCGGGCCTTGTGAAGCAGCAGGCCGAAGCCGAAGGGCTGGACCGCGTGTTCACCGAAGCCGGTTTCGAATGGCGCGAACCGGGCTGTTCGGCATGTCTTGGCATGAACCCGGACAAGGTGCCTGCCGGTGAACGCTGCGCTTCCACTTCGAATCGCAATTTCGTGGGGCGTCAGGGTCCGGGCGCGCGCACCCATCTGGTCAGCCCTGCCATGGCAGCAGCCGCTGCCGTCACCGGCAAGCTGACCGACGTGCGCAAGCTGATGGACTGA
- a CDS encoding NADPH:quinone oxidoreductase family protein — MKALRTHAAGGPETLVLDDLPDPVPGKGEVLVRVHACSINFPDTLMIRDLYQFRPERPFAPGSELAGTVEALGEGVTGWSVGDRVIAMIGNGGLAEKIVAPAARLFPLPDGVDFATGASLLMTYGTTIHGLKDRGHIKAGETVLVLGAAGGVGLSAVELAKAFGARVVAAVSSEEKAAVAREAGADDVVIYGRAPFDKAQSKALAEQFKAACGPNGADIVYDIVGGDYSEPALRAIAWEGRFLVVGFPAGIAKLPLNLTLLKSCDVCGVFWGAWTAREPAAFKAEVDELFALLKAGKINPRVSARFALEEGRDAIAMLENRQAMGKVVVEMIG, encoded by the coding sequence ATGAAGGCTCTGCGCACTCACGCGGCAGGCGGCCCCGAAACGCTTGTGCTGGATGATCTGCCCGATCCGGTGCCGGGCAAGGGCGAAGTGCTGGTCCGCGTCCACGCCTGTTCGATCAACTTTCCCGATACGCTGATGATCCGCGACCTGTACCAGTTCCGCCCCGAACGCCCTTTCGCGCCGGGCAGCGAACTGGCGGGCACAGTCGAAGCGCTGGGCGAAGGCGTAACCGGCTGGTCCGTGGGCGACCGCGTGATTGCGATGATCGGCAATGGCGGACTTGCGGAAAAGATCGTCGCCCCCGCTGCCCGCCTGTTCCCGTTGCCCGATGGGGTGGATTTCGCCACCGGCGCGTCGCTGCTGATGACCTATGGCACGACGATTCATGGGTTGAAGGATCGCGGCCATATCAAGGCGGGGGAAACCGTGCTGGTGCTGGGCGCGGCGGGCGGCGTGGGCCTTTCGGCGGTGGAACTGGCCAAGGCGTTCGGCGCGCGCGTAGTCGCTGCGGTATCGAGCGAGGAGAAAGCCGCCGTCGCGCGTGAAGCCGGGGCCGACGATGTGGTCATCTATGGCCGCGCGCCGTTCGACAAGGCGCAAAGCAAGGCTCTGGCTGAACAGTTCAAGGCCGCCTGCGGCCCTAATGGCGCGGATATCGTCTATGATATCGTCGGCGGCGATTATTCCGAACCGGCCCTGCGCGCCATCGCATGGGAAGGGCGCTTCCTTGTCGTCGGCTTCCCGGCAGGCATTGCCAAGCTGCCGCTGAACCTGACCCTGCTGAAATCGTGCGACGTTTGCGGCGTGTTCTGGGGAGCATGGACCGCGCGCGAACCCGCCGCATTCAAGGCCGAGGTCGATGAACTGTTCGCTCTGCTGAAAGCGGGCAAGATCAACCCACGCGTATCGGCCCGCTTTGCGCTAGAAGAAGGCCGCGATGCCATTGCCATGCTCGAAAACCGGCAGGCCATGGGCAAAGTCGTGGTCGAGATGATCGGCTAG
- the pspB gene encoding envelope stress response membrane protein PspB has product MEDYVAIVSIFLGLPWIIFHYITKWKTAATLTNGDEALLDELYQLARRLDERMDTVERLVASDNPDFKPARILHNRETDNQKLRELDRMFAEQGRTTK; this is encoded by the coding sequence ATGGAAGACTACGTTGCCATCGTGTCCATCTTTCTGGGCCTGCCGTGGATCATCTTCCACTATATTACTAAATGGAAGACCGCCGCCACGCTGACCAACGGGGATGAGGCGCTGCTGGACGAACTCTATCAGCTTGCCCGCCGTCTTGATGAACGCATGGATACGGTTGAGCGGCTGGTCGCTTCGGACAACCCGGATTTCAAACCCGCCCGCATTCTGCACAACCGCGAAACCGACAATCAGAAACTGCGCGAACTCGATCGGATGTTCGCCGAACAGGGAAGGACCACCAAGTGA